DNA from Methylobacterium currus:
GCGGAACACCAGGTAGTCGAGGGCTGTGATCGCGGCGATCGCCGGCAGGCCGAACGACGTCCGGTGCTCCGCGAACGCCGCATCGAGGCGCCGCAACCCCTCGTGCATCGTACGGAAGCGCTTCCTGCCGACGAGGCCGGCGTCGAAATCCGGCGCCGACTTGCGGCCGATGATGACCGCCACCGCGGCGTCGAACACCCCGATCGCGAGTCCGGCGGCCGAGAGCGCAGTGGGCCCGCCGGCGAGCACGGACGGCGTCGTGCCGATCGCGTCGAGATAGGTGAGGATCAAGAGCGCTTCCGTCAGCCGCGCGCCGTCGTCGGTGACGAGGGTCGGCACGCGGCCGGCCGGGTTGGCGTCGAGGAAGGCCGGGTCGTCGGCCCAGGCATCGACGAAGGTGGTGTCGACACCCTCGTTCAGGCCCTTCTCGATGAGCGCCATGCGGACGATGCGCACGAAGGGCGAGGTCGGGTTGGCGTAGAGCTTCATCGCGGGGGCTCCGGTCAGCCGGCGGTGGTCAGGGGGCAGCCGCTCTTGTCGGCGGGGGTGAACAGCTTGTCCCCGGGGATCGTCTCGATGACGCGGTAGAGATCGGCCTTGCTCGTCGAGTCCTTCGGGCTCTTCACCTCGACGAGCATCATGTCCATCACCACCCGGCCGTTCGCCTGGATGCGCGGGCTGCCGTAGAAGCCGTCGTCGATCGGCAGTTCCTTCATCGCCCTGTTGACGGCGCCGGCCTCGTCGGTGCCGGCCTTCTCGACGGCCCGGAGGTAGTGCCGCACCGACGAATAGGCGGCGGCATGGCCCATGGTCGGCACCACGTTGC
Protein-coding regions in this window:
- a CDS encoding glutathione S-transferase family protein, yielding MKLYANPTSPFVRIVRMALIEKGLNEGVDTTFVDAWADDPAFLDANPAGRVPTLVTDDGARLTEALLILTYLDAIGTTPSVLAGGPTALSAAGLAIGVFDAAVAVIIGRKSAPDFDAGLVGRKRFRTMHEGLRRLDAAFAEHRTSFGLPAIAAITALDYLVFRFPDHDWRSLCPEVAAFRDAHQDRPSVRDTVPRG